Proteins from one bacterium genomic window:
- a CDS encoding PglZ domain-containing protein, whose translation MQKKRIIWADDEIELLKPHILFLEQRGYEVTPVTNGEDAISQVRTRKYDLVLLDEMMDGKDGLTTLEEIKENSPTIPVVMITKSEEERLMEDAIGRKIDFYLTKPVNPSQILMACKQIFESRKLTEQKISRDYVQEFNRISQKLMDRLEFKDWYDIAQSMAEWEVELDALTDTGLRQMLEDQRKACNVEFGKFVEKNYHGWVNSGLPQRPEFSVDIVRNYVFPKIAARRKVVFIVIDCLRIDQWLGFESVLQEYFNINKKFYYSILPTSTPYSRNAIFSGMWPSEIEQKFPDIWSKGEEDDSSRNRFEKELLEYQLKSNRVPMETEAKYVKILNAEHSRQLETNITSFVNSSQLTAIVLNFLDILAHTRSDSHVIKEIAPHEPAYRSLSNSWFTHSSFLEILKTLSRLDCQIVITSDHGSIRSLHGTEVIGDKETSTSLRYKYGKNIKSNPKHSMFIKNPLEYKLPKRGVNTHYIIAKEDYYFLYPTNYHHFLNHYNDTFQHGGISVEEVIMPVIEMEGKR comes from the coding sequence ATGCAAAAAAAACGCATCATCTGGGCGGATGACGAAATCGAATTACTCAAGCCCCACATTTTATTTCTCGAACAACGCGGTTACGAAGTAACGCCCGTCACTAACGGTGAAGATGCGATCAGTCAGGTTCGCACTCGGAAGTATGACCTTGTATTGCTGGATGAGATGATGGACGGCAAAGATGGTCTGACAACGCTCGAAGAGATAAAAGAAAACAGCCCCACTATTCCCGTCGTGATGATCACCAAAAGTGAAGAAGAACGTCTGATGGAAGATGCCATCGGGCGGAAGATCGATTTTTATCTTACCAAACCGGTCAACCCCAGCCAGATCCTGATGGCGTGTAAACAGATTTTCGAATCGCGCAAATTGACGGAACAAAAAATTTCGCGTGATTATGTACAGGAGTTTAATCGCATTTCACAGAAATTGATGGATCGGCTAGAATTTAAGGATTGGTATGATATCGCTCAATCCATGGCCGAGTGGGAGGTCGAGCTGGATGCACTGACGGATACCGGGCTTCGTCAGATGCTTGAGGATCAGCGCAAAGCTTGTAATGTCGAATTTGGTAAGTTTGTCGAAAAAAACTATCACGGGTGGGTGAACTCAGGATTGCCTCAACGACCGGAATTTTCAGTTGATATTGTTCGTAACTACGTATTTCCGAAAATCGCGGCACGTCGTAAAGTCGTATTTATTGTGATAGACTGTCTGCGCATTGATCAATGGCTAGGATTTGAATCGGTGTTGCAGGAGTATTTTAATATCAATAAGAAGTTCTATTATAGCATTCTCCCGACATCAACACCGTATTCGCGTAATGCGATTTTTAGCGGAATGTGGCCCAGCGAGATTGAGCAAAAATTTCCTGATATATGGAGTAAAGGTGAAGAAGATGACTCCAGTCGCAATCGGTTTGAAAAAGAACTTTTGGAATACCAATTGAAATCCAATCGTGTACCGATGGAAACAGAGGCTAAGTATGTCAAAATACTTAACGCCGAACATTCACGGCAATTGGAGACCAATATTACCAGTTTTGTTAATAGTTCACAACTGACGGCGATCGTTCTCAATTTTCTGGATATCCTCGCACATACGCGCAGCGATTCGCATGTGATCAAAGAGATCGCTCCACACGAACCGGCGTACCGCTCGCTGAGCAATTCATGGTTTACACATTCTTCGTTTTTAGAAATATTAAAAACACTTTCCAGACTGGACTGTCAGATCGTCATCACATCCGATCACGGCAGTATTCGCAGTTTGCATGGTACTGAAGTTATCGGCGATAAAGAGACATCAACAAGTTTGCGCTATAAATACGGAAAGAACATCAAGTCCAATCCCAAACATTCGATGTTCATCAAAAATCCGCTGGAGTATAAACTGCCCAAACGCGGGGTCAACACACACTATATCATCGCCAAAGAAGATTATTACTTTTTGTATCCGACGAATTACCACCATTTTCTGAATCACTACAATGATACATTCCAACACGGCGGGATTTCGGTCGAAGAGGTGATTATGCCGGTGATCGAGATGGAAGGAAAGCGTTAA
- a CDS encoding HlyC/CorC family transporter: MSEISRIEILLFFLLIFIGGFFSSFETAILSLDKLSFKKILKRGGTRSKLLELWTSNQNDFLTGIYVGNNAFNVGAAVLAASVSVDIARLYGYREAYALAVATFLITLFLLLFSEVLPKSIARHNPEKTVMLLATPLHIALLILKPFSGFFSWVSRVVVTATGGETHRRSLNVTEDEIREIINAGEVAGAIEHNEREMIHSIIEFGDTLVKEVMVPRVDMVCVEVQTPMEEILQIMADEKLSRIPVYEENMDTVIGVLHIKNVMNFWRKNIQDMTAIEFITMPYFVPETKKISELLREFQSQRIQMAIVVDEYGGTAGLVTIEDLIEEIVGEIKDEYDDNISLIKKQEDGSYLADAKIEIYLINEQLHLHLPSEEYSTLSGLILWLFKRMPKKGDTITYEDVRFTIIESDRKRIHKVLIQLLPSS; the protein is encoded by the coding sequence ATGAGTGAAATATCACGCATCGAAATTTTACTCTTTTTTCTGCTTATTTTTATCGGCGGATTCTTCAGTAGTTTTGAAACGGCCATTTTATCCTTAGATAAGCTGTCATTCAAAAAAATTTTGAAACGCGGCGGCACGCGCTCCAAACTACTTGAGCTCTGGACATCCAATCAAAATGATTTTTTAACGGGTATCTACGTAGGTAATAACGCATTTAATGTCGGCGCCGCCGTATTGGCCGCCAGTGTCAGTGTGGATATTGCGCGGCTGTACGGCTACCGCGAAGCTTACGCTTTAGCCGTGGCCACCTTTTTGATTACGCTTTTTCTCCTGCTATTCAGCGAAGTATTGCCCAAATCCATCGCGCGCCATAATCCGGAAAAAACGGTTATGCTGTTGGCGACGCCGCTGCATATTGCGTTACTGATCCTCAAACCCTTCAGCGGTTTTTTTTCATGGGTTTCTCGTGTCGTCGTCACCGCAACGGGCGGCGAAACGCATCGCCGCAGCCTCAATGTAACCGAAGATGAAATTCGTGAAATCATCAATGCCGGCGAAGTGGCGGGTGCGATCGAACACAACGAACGTGAAATGATTCACAGCATTATTGAGTTCGGTGATACGCTGGTCAAAGAAGTCATGGTGCCTCGCGTGGATATGGTATGTGTGGAAGTCCAGACACCGATGGAAGAAATACTCCAAATCATGGCGGATGAAAAACTGTCCCGCATCCCTGTCTATGAAGAAAATATGGATACCGTCATCGGTGTGCTGCATATCAAAAACGTGATGAATTTTTGGCGTAAAAACATTCAAGATATGACGGCTATTGAATTTATCACCATGCCGTATTTTGTACCGGAAACCAAAAAAATTTCCGAATTATTGCGCGAATTTCAATCGCAACGTATTCAGATGGCGATCGTCGTGGATGAATACGGCGGAACGGCCGGTTTGGTGACGATCGAAGATTTGATCGAAGAAATCGTCGGAGAAATCAAAGATGAATACGATGATAACATTTCACTGATAAAAAAACAGGAAGACGGTTCTTATCTCGCGGATGCGAAAATTGAAATTTATCTCATTAATGAACAATTGCATTTGCATCTGCCCTCAGAAGAATACAGCACCCTCAGCGGGTTGATCCTTTGGCTTTTCAAACGTATGCCCAAAAAAGGTGATACCATCACCTACGAAGATGTTCGATTTACAATCATCGAATCGGACCGAAAGCGCATCCACAAGGTACTGATACAGCTCCTGCCTTCATCCTAG
- a CDS encoding DEAD/DEAH box helicase: MAEKKNTNRFDNLEIQPRSHSETVAHTTPGSSKNERFEWIEVPQQKTFTKRFNTKARSITSKRCPRCGWLDQSAVTECFRCGYDFQTNDMHLDFFKQEKIDLPPVEIKVDMGFQDVLSKKQYDTLDAYQLRLEAERLNLISGFDRLIAVNDLNITHYDYQINTALEALRRMRGQVLLADEVGLGKTIEAGIITKELIERNLAKNILILTPASLVGQWQDELLMKFGENFVVPQQESDWRAPKVIASIDMAKRNEAANILLSRDFDLLIVDEAHRLKHRSTIGFKFVNKIRKKYVLLLTATPVHNDLTELYSLVTILKPGLFGTIRSFKRKFMLKDDPRLPNNEDQLKHILQDVMIRNRRDKVGINLPPRKAAIYHLDLTPIESELYREVTNYVREEFRREANFDVHILSLITLQREVCSSPQATRHTLINFMNRNYPAKTRERLAYFVELCDAVKISRKSAATIELLKKFPSKTIIFVEFIETMKHLQMELEQEGISVELFHGGLSGTHARKEAIDRFRKSKQVLISTQAGGEGLNLQFCSQIINYDLPWNPMRVEQRIGRVHRLGQERDVFVFNLSVTDTIESRILELLANKIRMFELVIGELDIILGDIETEKNFEQQLMEIFMRSTDEKEMNQQLERFGNQLTHVRRQYDKVRENSEILSDIVDV, translated from the coding sequence GTGGCAGAAAAGAAAAATACCAATCGGTTTGATAATCTGGAAATCCAGCCTCGGTCGCATTCGGAAACCGTAGCACACACCACTCCGGGTTCCTCTAAAAATGAACGTTTCGAGTGGATCGAAGTTCCTCAACAAAAAACTTTTACCAAACGCTTTAATACTAAAGCCCGTAGCATCACATCCAAACGCTGCCCTCGCTGTGGATGGCTGGATCAATCGGCCGTGACCGAGTGTTTTCGCTGCGGTTATGATTTCCAAACCAACGACATGCATCTTGATTTTTTTAAGCAGGAAAAGATTGACCTGCCTCCGGTAGAAATCAAAGTGGATATGGGTTTTCAGGATGTTCTGTCGAAAAAGCAATACGATACGCTCGATGCTTATCAATTAAGACTCGAAGCCGAGCGCCTTAACCTGATTTCAGGATTTGACCGTCTTATCGCTGTAAACGATCTGAATATCACACACTACGATTACCAGATCAATACTGCTCTTGAAGCTTTGCGACGCATGCGCGGGCAAGTTCTTTTAGCCGACGAAGTGGGGCTTGGTAAAACCATCGAAGCCGGAATCATCACCAAAGAACTGATTGAGCGTAATTTAGCCAAAAATATTTTGATCTTAACACCGGCATCATTGGTTGGACAATGGCAAGATGAATTACTTATGAAGTTTGGTGAGAATTTTGTCGTACCGCAGCAGGAGAGCGATTGGCGTGCGCCAAAAGTCATTGCTTCGATTGATATGGCCAAACGTAACGAAGCGGCCAATATTTTGCTGTCGAGAGATTTTGATTTATTGATCGTAGATGAAGCGCATCGTCTCAAACATCGTTCGACGATCGGTTTCAAATTTGTGAACAAAATCCGTAAAAAATATGTGCTTTTGTTGACGGCAACACCCGTTCACAACGATCTAACCGAATTATACAGCCTTGTAACCATACTCAAACCGGGCTTATTTGGGACCATTCGCTCTTTCAAACGAAAATTTATGTTGAAGGATGATCCGCGCCTGCCCAATAACGAGGATCAACTTAAACACATTCTTCAGGACGTGATGATTCGCAATCGCCGCGATAAAGTCGGCATCAATCTGCCGCCTCGTAAAGCCGCGATTTATCATCTGGATCTCACACCGATCGAAAGTGAACTCTACCGTGAAGTGACGAATTATGTGCGCGAGGAATTTCGCCGCGAAGCGAATTTTGACGTTCATATCCTTTCGCTGATCACGCTGCAGCGCGAGGTCTGCAGTAGCCCGCAAGCTACGCGGCATACATTGATTAATTTTATGAATCGTAATTACCCGGCGAAAACCCGTGAACGCCTGGCGTATTTCGTAGAGCTTTGTGATGCCGTCAAAATCAGCCGCAAAAGCGCGGCCACCATCGAATTGCTAAAAAAGTTTCCCTCCAAAACTATAATTTTTGTGGAATTCATTGAGACGATGAAACATCTGCAAATGGAGCTGGAGCAGGAAGGTATTTCTGTTGAGCTGTTTCACGGAGGACTGTCGGGGACGCATGCGCGTAAGGAGGCGATTGATAGGTTTCGCAAATCCAAACAAGTGCTCATCAGTACGCAAGCCGGCGGGGAAGGGCTCAATCTTCAGTTTTGCAGTCAGATCATCAACTATGACTTGCCATGGAATCCGATGCGTGTCGAGCAGCGCATTGGGCGCGTTCATCGTCTGGGTCAGGAACGCGACGTTTTTGTTTTTAACCTTTCCGTTACCGATACGATCGAATCGCGTATATTGGAACTTTTGGCTAATAAAATTCGTATGTTTGAACTCGTAATCGGCGAGCTGGATATCATACTCGGCGATATCGAAACCGAAAAGAATTTTGAACAGCAGTTGATGGAAATTTTTATGCGTAGCACGGATGAAAAAGAAATGAATCAACAGTTAGAACGTTTCGGTAATCAACTCACGCACGTTCGCCGTCAGTATGATAAAGTACGTGAAAATTCAGAAATCTTATCCGATATTGTAGACGTTTAA
- the corA gene encoding magnesium/cobalt transporter CorA: protein MITIYAQLFGKEFVNTLTFDELVIYLKDPQCIFWIDLDSPTLDEIHQIQDAFNFHPLCIEDVMSYSNSPKLDEFDEYIFLVTHEPRMHPETNEIERPEIDFFLGKNYLVSVHHEPSPAIAKSIHRCETQLLYHQAALYEKGSRGRTAIKDNFMFKNSDFILHTILDHIVDDYFPLVEKWEDDIDHLEEHVLSVRAERSVLNEILKLKRQLAGFRRTVSPQRDVLSRLIHLQHPAMSKASVVYFRDIFDHLIRVNELIDTYRDTMSNVLDAYYSVLSHQINENSHIVNIIMKRLTIITTIFMPLTFIAGIYGMNFHNMPEIRWEYGYYYALGLMGALALSMFYFFRKKFWF from the coding sequence ATGATCACCATTTACGCGCAATTATTCGGTAAAGAATTTGTCAATACGCTTACGTTTGACGAATTGGTGATTTATCTCAAAGACCCGCAGTGTATTTTCTGGATAGATCTCGATTCCCCCACGTTAGATGAAATTCACCAAATTCAGGATGCTTTCAATTTTCATCCGCTATGCATCGAGGATGTGATGAGTTATTCCAATTCGCCTAAATTGGACGAATTTGACGAATACATTTTCCTCGTAACGCACGAACCCCGAATGCATCCGGAAACCAACGAAATCGAACGTCCGGAAATTGATTTTTTCCTGGGTAAAAACTATCTCGTTTCCGTTCATCACGAACCAAGTCCTGCTATCGCCAAATCCATACACCGATGTGAAACGCAACTGTTGTATCATCAGGCTGCGCTATACGAAAAAGGTTCACGCGGTCGAACGGCGATTAAAGATAACTTTATGTTTAAAAATTCAGATTTTATTTTACATACGATCTTAGATCACATCGTGGATGATTATTTTCCTCTGGTTGAAAAATGGGAGGACGATATTGATCATCTTGAGGAACATGTATTGTCCGTTCGCGCCGAACGTTCGGTGCTCAACGAAATTCTAAAACTCAAGCGACAGTTGGCCGGCTTTCGCCGCACCGTATCCCCTCAGCGGGACGTACTGTCACGCCTTATTCACCTCCAGCATCCGGCGATGTCCAAGGCCTCGGTAGTCTACTTCCGCGATATTTTTGATCACCTTATTCGTGTCAACGAACTGATTGATACCTACCGTGATACGATGAGCAACGTTCTTGATGCCTACTATTCCGTACTCTCGCATCAAATCAATGAAAATTCGCATATCGTCAATATCATCATGAAGCGGCTTACGATCATCACAACCATTTTTATGCCGCTGACTTTTATTGCCGGTATTTATGGCATGAATTTTCACAATATGCCTGAAATACGGTGGGAATACGGTTATTATTATGCACTCGGCCTGATGGGCGCACTGGCGCTTTCCATGTTTTATTTTTTCAGAAAAAAATTCTGGTTCTAA
- the purL gene encoding phosphoribosylformylglycinamidine synthase subunit PurL: MHTTKAIELHEIREPEVTHKLAKDHGLTDEEYERIQQILGRKPTFTELGIFSVMWSEHCSYKNSILILKTLPKQGQFVLKGAGEENAGLIDIGDGLAVAFKIESHNHPSAIEPFQGAATGVGGILRDIFTMGARPIAALNSLRFGHLDDERVRYLFANVVKGIGHYGNCFGVPTVGGEVYFEECYTDNPLVNAMAVGIVRHDQTASAIAKGEGNPVMIVGSATGRDGIHGATFASEEISEASEAKRPNVQIGDPFTEKLLLEATLEAIQSGHLVGIQDMGAAGLTCSSSETSAKGESGIEINLELVPTREDKMTPYEIMLSESQERMLLIVKKGYEKEIQNIFEKWDLHAVTIGHVTNDKLMRVKYKGRVFAEIPADTLVLGGGAPVYKRETAEPAYLKETRALDIASLPQPSDLTSVLTRLLSTPNIASKEWIYEQYDSMVRTNTVTLPGSDSAVVRIKGTNKALAMNVDCNGRYVYLNPRRGGHIAVAESARNVVCSGGRPAAITNCLNFGNPYKPENYWQFKEAVEGMGEACRIFDTPVTGGNVSFYNESRNNAVFPTPTIGMIGIIEDLKHATTSWFKSEGDKIFLIGKNGTDIGGSEYLKTIHGKISGDAPSLDMTYEKKVQDFVLNTIIKGWVRSAHDVSDGGLAVALAESCYQGKPGHTIGATIRLNDALRPDFLLFSETQSRIILTTDTENAERLKQWAQTQHVDCVEIGVVGGKTLRINDWIVMQASDIERLHRGAIRTIMTK; the protein is encoded by the coding sequence ATGCACACGACTAAAGCCATCGAACTTCATGAAATTCGCGAGCCCGAAGTAACACACAAACTCGCCAAAGATCACGGCCTCACAGACGAAGAATATGAGCGCATCCAACAAATTTTAGGTCGAAAACCTACGTTTACCGAACTTGGTATTTTTAGTGTAATGTGGAGTGAACACTGCAGCTATAAGAATTCCATTCTGATTCTTAAAACACTGCCCAAACAAGGCCAATTTGTACTCAAAGGCGCGGGCGAAGAAAATGCCGGGCTTATAGATATCGGTGACGGTTTAGCCGTGGCTTTCAAAATCGAAAGCCATAATCACCCGTCGGCTATCGAACCTTTTCAAGGTGCGGCGACCGGTGTTGGCGGGATTCTTCGCGATATTTTCACGATGGGTGCACGTCCCATCGCCGCTCTCAATTCTCTGCGCTTCGGACATTTGGATGATGAGCGCGTGCGCTATCTTTTTGCCAATGTTGTCAAAGGTATCGGCCATTACGGTAATTGTTTCGGCGTTCCTACCGTCGGAGGCGAAGTATATTTTGAAGAATGCTATACCGATAATCCGCTGGTCAATGCGATGGCCGTTGGCATAGTGCGTCACGATCAGACCGCCAGCGCCATAGCCAAAGGCGAAGGCAACCCCGTCATGATCGTAGGCTCTGCAACAGGACGCGACGGTATTCATGGCGCGACCTTCGCGTCAGAAGAAATATCCGAAGCGTCCGAAGCCAAACGCCCCAACGTACAAATCGGCGATCCGTTTACGGAAAAACTATTGCTTGAAGCAACTCTGGAGGCCATTCAGTCCGGTCATCTTGTGGGTATTCAGGACATGGGCGCCGCCGGTTTGACATGTTCCAGTTCCGAAACCAGCGCTAAAGGCGAATCCGGCATTGAAATCAATCTCGAACTGGTGCCGACACGCGAAGATAAAATGACGCCGTATGAGATTATGTTATCCGAAAGCCAGGAACGCATGCTGCTGATCGTCAAAAAAGGGTATGAAAAAGAAATTCAGAATATTTTCGAAAAATGGGACTTGCACGCGGTCACGATCGGTCATGTGACCAACGACAAACTGATGCGCGTAAAATACAAAGGCCGGGTATTTGCCGAAATTCCGGCGGATACGCTCGTTCTCGGCGGCGGCGCGCCGGTGTACAAACGCGAAACCGCGGAACCGGCTTATCTTAAAGAAACGCGCGCGTTGGATATCGCATCACTACCCCAACCTTCCGATCTTACATCGGTTCTTACACGGCTGCTGAGCACGCCCAATATTGCAAGCAAAGAATGGATATATGAACAGTATGACTCGATGGTACGCACCAATACGGTAACATTACCCGGCAGTGATTCGGCCGTGGTACGCATCAAAGGCACCAACAAAGCACTCGCGATGAATGTTGATTGTAATGGAAGGTATGTTTACCTCAATCCGCGTCGCGGCGGCCATATCGCTGTGGCCGAATCGGCACGTAACGTAGTTTGCTCCGGTGGACGACCCGCCGCTATTACCAATTGCCTCAACTTTGGTAATCCATACAAACCTGAAAATTACTGGCAATTCAAAGAAGCCGTCGAAGGCATGGGCGAAGCTTGCCGCATTTTTGATACGCCCGTTACTGGTGGGAACGTGAGCTTTTACAACGAAAGCCGTAACAATGCCGTATTCCCTACGCCGACTATCGGGATGATCGGAATTATCGAAGACCTCAAACATGCCACGACATCATGGTTCAAATCCGAAGGCGACAAGATATTCCTTATCGGAAAAAACGGAACGGATATCGGCGGTAGCGAATACCTGAAAACGATTCACGGTAAAATCAGCGGCGATGCACCATCGCTCGATATGACGTACGAAAAGAAAGTTCAGGATTTTGTATTGAATACGATCATCAAAGGCTGGGTTCGTTCGGCACACGATGTATCCGATGGCGGACTTGCCGTAGCTTTAGCCGAATCTTGTTATCAAGGTAAACCCGGCCACACTATCGGTGCTACAATTCGTCTTAACGATGCATTACGTCCTGATTTCCTGCTGTTTAGCGAAACGCAATCGCGCATCATACTAACAACCGATACGGAAAATGCAGAACGATTGAAACAATGGGCACAAACTCAGCATGTGGATTGTGTGGAGATCGGAGTCGTCGGCGGTAAAACTTTACGGATCAATGACTGGATCGTCATGCAAGCATCGGATATCGAACGCCTGCATCGTGGGGCGATACGTACCATCATGACCAAATAA